One Hordeum vulgare subsp. vulgare chromosome 4H, MorexV3_pseudomolecules_assembly, whole genome shotgun sequence DNA window includes the following coding sequences:
- the LOC123446708 gene encoding uncharacterized protein LOC123446708 has translation MELVSYITMCLLLVFVLPSHATATAPTGMLERETKQQILASIPPHWQENPVLFLTSPSGKYAAHFMRSQTVPGAGGLGADFCYVEILDTTEPGAEGRSVWESECLAVSTVNTCALVFSWKGLEVFDGSNSVWHTHDTESVDNNFLKTLQLVDEGDMRILDKGGELAWKASDEPRAAQHCGMPGSPGLVSAMPPFAEPVGHGSSNLPFGQEPEGNGNTGVAQPTLPLPEAAGFGGAAGQGHAVEDVGQTIGFGSQPLVDNSPYDSGAPKHGCSLLGIGVALGVSSAIVMALNL, from the coding sequence ATGGAGCTCGTCTCATACATTACCATGTGCCTCTTGCTGGTGTTTGTCCTCCCTTCCCACGCCACAGCGACGGCGCCAACGGGCATGCTTGAGCGGGAAACCAAGCAGCAAATCTTGGCGAGCATCCCGCCGCACTGGCAGGAGAACCCCGTGTTGTTCCTGACGTCGCCGTCCGGCAAGTACGCGGCGCACTTCATGCGCAGCCAGACCGTGCCGGGCGCCGGCGGCCTCGGAGCCGACTTCTGCTACGTCGAGATTCTCGACACCACCGAGCCGGGAGCGGAGGGGCGGAGCGTGTGGGAGTCGGAGTGCTTGGCGGTGAGCACCGTCAACACCTGCGCGCTCGTGTTCTCGTGGAAAGGGCTGGAGGTGTTCGACGGGAGCAACTCAGTGTGGCACACGCACGACACGGAGTCGGTCGACAACAACTTCCTCAAAACCCTGCAGCTGGTGGACGAGGGTGACATGCGCATCCTCGACAAGGGCGGCGAGCTCGCGTGGAAGGCTAGCGACGAGCCGCGCGCGGCGCAACACTGCGGGATGCCCGGCTCGCCTGGCCTGGTCTCGGCAATGCCGCCCTTCGCGGAGCCGGTTGGGCATGGAAGCAGCAACCTGCCCTTTGGACAGGAACCAGAAGGCAACGGCAATACCGGTGTAGCACAGCCCACTCTGCCGCTGCCAGAAGCGGCAGGGTTCGGTGGTGCCGCTGGGCAGGGGCATGCAGTGGAGGACGTGGGGCAGACGATTGGATTTGGCAGCCAACCATTGGTGGACAACAGCCCATACGACAGTGGTGCGCCGAAGCATGGATGCAGCTTGCTTGGCATCGGAGTTGCATTGGGTGTCAGCTCTGCCATTGTCATGGCACTCAATCTCTGA
- the LOC123446709 gene encoding uncharacterized protein LOC123446709 codes for MELVSYIAMCLSLAFLLPSHVAATSPTGMIERETKQQILASIPPHWEENPVLFLTSPSGKYAAYFMRSQTVPGAGGLGADFCYVEVLDTTAPGAEGRSVWESECLAVSTVNTCALVFSWEGLEVFDGSNSVWHTHDTESVDNNFLKTLQLVDEGDMRILDKGGELAWKASDEPRAAQHCGMPGSPGLAPAMPPFADPIGKGSSNLPFGQDEGGNGNGNSYGSAGGVAQPELPLAPLPQAAGLGGVDGQGQAVESEGETVGFGSQPLVDNSPYDSGSPERHWAGIANLGLGLAIAIAMGLGL; via the coding sequence ATGGAGCTCGTCTCATACATTGCCATGTGCCTCTCGTTGGCCTTTCTCCTCCCTTCCCACGTCGCAGCGACGTCGCCAACCGGCATGATAGAGCgggaaaccaagcagcagattctTGCGAGCATCCCGCCGCACTGGGAGGAGAACCCCGTGTTGTTCCTGACATCGCCGTCCGGCAAGTACGCCGCCTACTTCATGCGCAGCCAGACCGTGCCGGGCGCAGGCGGCCTCGGAGCAGACTTCTGCTACGTTGAGGTTCTCGACACCACGGCGCCCGGCGCGGAGGGCCGGAGCGTGTGGGAGTCGGAGTGCTTGGCCGTGAGCACCGTGAACACGTGCGCGCTCGTGTTCTCGTGGGAAGGGCTGGAGGTGTTCGACGGGAGCAACTCGGTGTGGCACACGCACGACACGGAGTCAGTCGACAACAACTTCCTCAAAACCCTGCAGCTGGTTGACGAGGGTGACATGCGCATCCTCGACAAGGGCGGCGAGCTTGCGTGGAAGGCCAGCGACGAGCCGCGCGCCGCGCAACACTGCGGCATGCCCGGTTCGCCTGGCTTGGCACCGGCAATGCCGCCATTCGCTGATCCGATCGGAAAGGGGAGCAGCAACCTCCCATTCGGACAAGACGAAggaggcaacggcaacggcaacagcTACGGTTCCGCCGGAGGAGTTGCACAACCCGAGCTGCCGTTGGCGCCGCTGCCGCAAGCCGCGGGGTTGGGTGGCGTTGATGGACAGGGGCAAGCTGTGGAGAGCGAGGGGGAGACTGTGGGCTTCGGTAGCCAGCCGTTGGTGGACAATAGCCCATACGACAGCGGTTCACCGGAGCGTCACTGGGCTGGCATTGCTAATTTGGGTCTCGGccttgccattgccattgccatggGCCTGGGTCTCTGA
- the LOC123446711 gene encoding proline-rich protein 4-like has translation MMGSRLALFGVLALLLAVSFGAAEAAPAVVVGSVKCLDCSPDDVSAEDALKGLQVAIKCRSGAGETYETQTVGRLDDNGAFSIPLQAGLLREDGRLDRDCFAQLHSAPGTPCDGPAPPRIAPAKPSTQGVADANTYLAVAEDTVFSPVACACKKKKKNFMVGPPPPPPPRPEPSYGPPTPTPTPTPTPSYGPPSTPKPPAPEDDPKPFFHKHPKMKKMMHKKKPCPPLGEEDKPERKN, from the exons ATGATGGGGTCTCGGCTGGCGCTTTTCGGTGTTCTCGCTCTGCTCCTAGCCGTCAGCTTCGGTGCGGCCGAGGCAGCGCCGGCCGTCGTGGTTGGCTCCGTCAAGTGCTTGGATTGCTCCCCCGACGACGTCAGTGCTGAAGATGCCCTCAAAG GGCTTCAGGTTGCCATCAAGTGCAGGTCCGGCGCCGGCGAGACCTACGAGACGCAGACGGTCGGGCGGCTCGACGACAACGGCGCCTTCAGCATCCCCCTCCAGGCGGGCCTCCTGCGCGAAGACGGCAGGCTGGACCGCGACTGCTTCGCCCAGCTCCACAGCGCGCCCGGCACGCCGTGCGACGGGCCGGCGCCGCCCAGGATAGCCCCAGCCAAGCCCAGCACCCAAGGCGTCGCCGACGCCAACACCTACCTCGCGGTCGCCGAGGACACGGTTTTCTCGCCGGTCGCGTGCGcgtgcaagaagaagaagaagaacttcaTGGtcggcccgccgccgccgcctccgcccagGCCGGAGCCCTCGTACGGGcccccgacgccgacgccgacgcccaCTCCCACGCCGTCCTACGGCCCTCCTTCGACTCCCAAGCCGCCCGCGCCCGAGGATGACCCCAAGCCGTTCTTCCACAAGCACCCcaagatgaagaagatgatgcacAAGAAGAAGCCGTGCCCGCCGCTCGGCGAGGAGGACAAGCCCGAGCGCAAGAACTGA
- the LOC123449166 gene encoding zinc finger BED domain-containing protein RICESLEEPER 1-like produces the protein MENMDEYDSDANMPLGIDSDGAAASRFRKKRSKVWEEYKPIYINGVIQSAECHYCHTLMSCKGADGRSNGTSHLWRHHNNCRAKEEFDLSELHDTNFPYGVNDIDPVNQILPEPLDDMNMVNHSENGRFRSKVWMDFTPVYVEGRIQGADCVHCHTRLSAEKVTGDLNQHTQTCPAQAGTSVNHQKGGLFPSNVPIFKSRVKDELLPALTNGRVQIAEYASRFHLGYNSGDKTCQNQHILALPADNMTPMEQDKSSARTPDIKIRKFDQEACYQELTRMIIMHGYPLSIVEHEEMKRFAKGLNPVFNMASSLDMEEYSTLLFQKEKSDLKEKIALSSRRVSLSASVWVPHGAEPTIKYLCLTAHFIDAEWKLQRRIIKFGVLWSSPSNLERMIHCKEACVLESEVGAYNVIWEAIREWNLDRKLFCMTSVSEIRNSGSISKLKDMLIQRNCLPIRGELYNIACVDDMLDNILSKGQSLLYRVGDLLERFIQALASSLLTQQQLLEVAKDVGMKCPHEDAKWWHKIYFRLEVLLHSKKVLPSEEFVSVEEMKIVEPFCKILRVFYRVVEVMSGPVCLTANMHFHEVWKVRTILEEEACTEHSDVASMIREMQEAFNEYWAKSYLWLSVPVVLDPRFKITFIDFRLKRAFGADATKYVNDLAEIVRELFHEYCTPMDQPNVQTANCGVHNVEIDGFDSDSLEDWDHHLTAQTSSQLLSELDSYLEDGLLPRKDDFDILNWWMSHSAKYPTLSTMAQDVLAMPSSSVHCQAAFSSEGPVIHKEWSTLNIKTIEALVCTRDWIG, from the exons ATGGAAaacatggatgagtatgacagtgaTGCTAATATGCCATTAGGGATAGACTCTGATGGAGCTGCTGCCTCCAGATTCAGAAAAAAGAGGTCTAAGGTGTGGGAAGAGTACAAGCCTATATATATAAACGGAGTGATCCAGAGCGCGGAATGCCACTACTGCCATACTCTCATGAGTTGCAAAGGAGCTGATGGACGTTCGAATGGAACGAGCCATTTGTGGCGACATCATAATAATTGTCGAGcaaaagaggaatttgacctgagCGAGCTGCATGATACAAACTTCCCTTATG GTGTGAATGACATTGATCCTGTGAACCAGATTCTTCCAGAGCCACTTGATGACATGAACATGGTAAATCATAGTGAGAACGGCAGATTCAGATCAAAGGTATGGATGGACTTTACACCTGTCTATGTTGAGGGGAGAATCCAGGGTGCTGACTGTGTCCATTGCCACACGCGGCTTAGTGCAGAAAAAGTTACAGGCGATTTAAACCAACACACTCAGACTTGTCCAGCACAGGCTGGAACTAGTGTAAATCATCAGAAAGGTGGGCTTTTCCCGTCCAATGTACCAATTTTTAAATCTAGGGTGAAGGATGAACTTTTACCTGCCTTGACAAATGGTAGGGTTCAGATTGCAGAATATGCTAGCAGGTTCCACTTGGGTTATAATTCTGGTGACAAAACATGTCAAAATCAGCATATTCTGGCTTTACCAGCAGACAACATGACCCCAATGGAACAAGATAAGTCGTCTGCTCGTACTCCAGATATCAAGATCAGGAAGTTTGATCAAGAAGCATGTTATCAAGAGCTAACTAGGATGATAATAATGCATGGCTATCCCCTGTCAATTGTGGAGCATGAAGAAATGAAACGATTTGCGAAGGGCCTTAACCCTGTGTTTAACATGGCTTCAAGCCTAGATATGGAAGAATATTCAACTCTGCTGTTTCAGAAAGAGAAGTCTGACCTTAAGGAGAAAATCGCACTTTCGTCACGGCGAGTTTCGTTATCAGCAAGTGTGTGGGTCCCTCATGGAGCTGAGCCCACAATAAAGTACTTGTGTTTGACCGCGCATTTTATTGATGCTGAATGGAAGCTTCAAAGGAGAATAATCAAGTTTGGTGTGCTCTGGTCCTCACCTTCTAATTTGGAAAGGATGATACACTGTAAGGAGGCTTGTGTGCTAGAATCTGAGGTTGGGGCGTATAATGTCATATGGGAAGCTATAAGAGAGTGGAATCTTGACAGGAAGCTTTTCTGCATGACATCTGTAAGCGAAATAAGGAACAGCGGAAGTATCTCAAAGCTGAAGGACATGCTTATACAGAGGAACTGTCTTCCTATTAGAGGTGAGCTATACAATATTGCTTGTGTGGATGATATGCTTGACAACATTCTTTCGAAAGGGCAATCATTGCTTTACCGCGTCGGTGATCTGCTAGAGAGATTTATTCAAGCACTTGCATCTTCATTGCTGACTCAGCAGCAACTTTTGGAAGTTGCTAAAGATGTTGGTATGAAGTGCCCCCATGAAGATGCAAAATGGTGGCATAAAATTTACTTTAGACTTGAGGTTCTTTTGCATTCCAAGAAGGTACTTCCCTCTGAAGAATTTGTATCTGTGGAAGAAATGAAGATTGTTGAGCCTTTCTGTAAGATTTTGAGGGTTTTCTATCGAGTCGTTGAAGTAATGTCTGGGCCTGTTTGCCTGACAGCAAATATGCACTTCCATGAAGTATGGAAAGTTCGGACGATTTTGGAAGAAGAAGCATGTACTGAGCACTCCGACGTTGCTAGCATGATTAGAGAGATGCAGGAAGCATTCAATGAATATTGGGCAAAGTCGTACTTGTGGTTGTCAGTGCCTGTTGTTCTTGATCCAAGATTCAAAATTACTTTTATTGATTTCCGTCTTAAACGAGCTTTTGGCGCTGATGCAACAAAGTATGTAAATGATTTAGCTGAAATAGTGAGGGAATTGTTTCATGAATATTGCACCCCTATGGATCAGCCGAATGTTCAGACTGCAAATTGCGGAGTTCACAATGTTGAAATAGATGGATTTGACAGTGATTCATTGGAAGATTGGGATCATCATCTTACTGCACAGACAAGCAGTCAACTATTGTCGGAGCTTGACAGCTACCTTGAAGATGGTCTTCTTCCACGGAAGGATGATTTCGATATTCTAAACTGGTGGATGAGTCATTCTGCAAAGTATCCAACCCTCTCAACAATGGCGCAGGATGTCTTGGCAATGCCATCATCTTCTGTTCACTGCCAGGCAGCATTCAGCAGTGAAGGCCCAGTAATTCATAAGGAATGGAGCACATTAAACATCAAGACAATTGAAGCGCTTGTGTGTACCCGAGATTGGATTGGATAG